The window aaaaagcaatttaagTTTTCCTATTACTGGCAAGCCAAATGCAGAATCTATAAAATTCAATCCCTACATTTACTCAAATCCTTCACAACAGATCACGCaagaaaatatatgaaggaGATAACCGGTAGCGAAGATCTactataacataaaaaaatttgttaatttagacTGACTGGAAGTGAACCCCAACCTGATGCTTTCCACAGTGTTCACAGTCAGAGCAGGGAACATAGGTGACAGTACTCCCCGTATCCACAATGAGAGCGAATTCCTGCGGAGGCGTTCCAATCCAAAGCCGGGTCGTATAGTAACTGCAACAAATATCAAGATTCATAAATCCTGATTAATTACCAATACGGAAACCGATGAAGCAAAGAAGAGTACCCGTTGGAGAGGAGATCGTCGTAGAGCCTCATGCGAGCATTGGGGTGGTGGTAAGGGTCCGATTTCAGATGCCGCCGCCAATAGCTTCCCTCAATGGCCTGCCGGTGCCCCGAAGATTTAGGGGACGCGAAATATAACGGAAAAATCATGGGGCGACGGACGCCTTTATTGGGGATTTGTGAGGCTGAAGAAGAATAGATTGTGACGAAAGATAAGATGACGATGGCAGCAATTAGTAGAGACCAGGTCTGCGCCATGGCTCCTGGAAAACTGAAATCAATGATAGCAGAGGATtcgaggatgatgatgatgatgatgagtgCAGAGGAAGGAAGAAAATTGGAGAAAACTTAGAAAGGTCCTCCGTCCTCAGTCTTCGTCTTCCCCAGAAAGCGAGAGAGAGATCCAAACAAAACAATAGTGCTTCTTTACCGGCACAACCTATAACCAATGGGAGAGCGACGCATCGTCCAACAACAATGTTTGGTTAAGGTCAACCCTACTTAACCCAAGGGTATTATAGTCACTCACTTGGGGCTCAAACATTGATGCAAGATTTGTGTCCCAGAACGTCAAATGCTATATAAAACTCTGAGAGGCTTGAAATTTGATTCCAAGTTACATTTATAGATGGCTTataaattattctaaatttctaataatCTTCCAGTTTGACTTATTGCATTCCGCATTTTGCCTAAATGAAAGAAATACAGAGGTTAGAACCCAAATGGGTCAACCCATGGGGAGTAATTTCTCAGTgcaatatcaaatatgtttagACCAAACGAGATCATCACAAAAAGGCACAAGACAATAAATTCCTTTCAATGGCGAAACAATTATGAGGGTATAATGTATAACAAGCAACAGTGGGAAGACCTCAAAATATACAGTTCCAAAACACACACTGATCATCCCCCTCCTGAAATCCCCTGGAGAAGCCTGGAAACAAATCGAGTTAGTGCCTATGCAGCCGCAGCTGCTGCAGATTTAATTTATCCATCACTTTCTGATGTCCTCTCTCGCCTACCAAAATCATCCTTCCATCCGTAGAGTACATAGGGATCAAAAGgacttaaaactaaaaattacaATCCTCAACCTCTATCAACACCTAAATATCTTTATCACAaagacaaaagagaaaaaaaaattgaaacaacaatATGCCTGACACCCACCCTAGCGGTGTAAAGAATTTCTTTCTGTAATCAACAGATACCCCTTCTTATCTTTATCTTTACATGTATAAATGTTGCAGCTTCCTCTTGTCGAACCAAGTGAGGACCTTTTTCCCATAAAGATTGCTGCGCATCGATGGAGCATGCAATCGAACTAGATTCACAAGAGCATTTCGAATGTGGCCCTGCTCTTGcaataaacaaaaaacacatcAACCAATATAACATTACATCTCAGACAAAAtctatggaaaagaaaatgtgcAGAGTGTTCTATAGGAAACAAGATAGATAGAATGAAATCCTGGTTATGTAACAAAGTATATAGTTGGAAATGTCTGTTTCATGAGAGTTGAATTTGGATCAGCATCCAAATTCCCAAAATTGCAAATCATTTGTAGTGAAATGTAAtctaaaatgtaataaaaagtaCTTCAAATGcagtttcaaaaagaatatacTCATTGAGAAACTAATTATCATGGAGACCTCTAGGCATGATTATTGAGAACCCAAACACAAACCCATTAGGCCAAGATGGCCTGATGGATCTGAAGTCAGACCTTGCTACCTCTGTATAAAACCCGGTTCTTGGGCATTTTTAACAAACAGGTAAACTAGAATAGTGGGATTTTGGAAATGATCTAACCTTAGATACAGACAATGCTGATTGAATGACGAAGTTTCCAAAAGGATCCAGAAGCAGCATAGAAATATTTGGACTTCTGAGCAACTCTATGATAATCTGCGACGATTGCTCGTCTTTGGATTCTATCAGAAATTTTTCCACCACATTACTACCATACTTATTGCAGGAGAGAGAAATGAATGTCCCTTCAAACTGCTTCAGGAGATTTGTGATGACTTCTGGTATCTTCAATCCCATCAAGTGTTGCACCACATAGTTACTATAGGAAAGAAAACAATAGAAACATATAAAGCTTGGTATGCAGTTTGTCATGTGGGAATAAAGTGCAGGCAAAGCTTTAGAGAAACAAACCCATAACGGTCTTCTGCCAGGGGTAGCGCATTAGCTATTATTTCAGCCATTAGTTGCTCTCTAAGTTCTCCCTGTGAGTTTTCCACACATGACTGCAGCACACAGCACCCACTTCTATTGGTTGCAATTTCAAAGCAATTCTCTGCCACCTCCTTAATAAGATACTGCAAAAGCAAGTTCAATTACAGAAAATTCAAGAGTCAATATAAGAGAAACCTAGAGTAATTAAGATATGTTTGTTGGATAGAAAAATGGCAGTTCCCAGACTAGCTCTAGTGAAGTCGTGGTGAATGGTGTGAGCAGAAAGAGAGTATATTTGTGGATTGCGATTTTGTTAGTATGTTTTGTAGGGAAAAAGAGAAGATAAAAGTTCAGAAACCTCTCCATTAGgggaagaaagaagagaaacagGAGATATATAGAGGAAGAAGTTCTGTTCAAGCCAACCCAAGTTATCTCCGCAAAGTTAACATGACTTGGAAAGGAATAAGGGATAAAAGAACTGAAAAGAGATTGTCAAGCCttctttctcttacattttttatcttctctttCCTCAATCCTTCTAAGTGATGAACCAAAAGGACTACAAGAAATTCTCCAAGGTTGTTTCCCtgtagttttcttttaaagcaaTGGAGTTTTGTGGGAAATGAGGGCACGTAAAACCAGATTAGCATTGTGGGATAAAAACTGATTGAGACAACTAACCTAATAGATCAACAAATCACCAACTTCCATATAACATGTAAATAAACTGTTAAACAATTATCATTGTAGAGATAAAAACCTATTGAGACAACAAACCTATCAGACCAACATACGATTTACTCTCCTACAGAGTATAGATACAAGATACATAAAAATGGCACGTACCCGTAAAGTCGGATACAAACTTTAactgaaaaaaggaaaaaaaacaaacaaacaaaaggcTTTGATCATGGTGGATACATTATTAATCGCACAAGCAGTGTGTTAATATGACCAAAATCCTAAACCATTTTGCTTTCCTTGATGAGAGATAACTGTATCTACCATGGCTgctaaaacatatataaaagcTTCTGTGCATCATTTTTCTATgttgtacatttttttatataatgaaaaataaatataaaaaaatgcatCAATGAAGtgtaaaatgatatatatacatataaccaATTCTATGAAAGATACTAAGATTAAATGGGCTAGAACATGGATATTCATCAACATACATACAAAAATACCACTTTCTAATATTCAACTTAACAAAAAATGACACTTGATATATAGATTATCATAAAATTCACAAaacaaatctttttaaaattttaactacaATTGTTAGTTCCAAGCTTCAGCACATCACATGTACCCATATATTCGAGGGTGTCTATGCATTTATGTGCAAGTTTCAAAGCTCTTTCCAAAAACATCATTCCCtccaaatgaatatatatataagaaaaaaggaCTAAGAGattaaggtggtatttgttttttggccaaatagaaaaagctaaaatattttactttttctattcagctaaaaataacttaatgatttcaactaacataactaaagtgaacttgttatcaatagattcaatttagttatattggttgatatcaatcggccaaaaaataaacaccacctaagtaaAGTTTTCATTCACCACTGCATTCAAAATCAGCATCCAAAGCATCAAATAAAACCCTGCCAATATTTATCATAAGAATAATCCACTTAAGTTTCAAACTTTTATGTGTGCCTTTCACAACAAGTATGTAGCTTTTTCCTGAAGAACTATTGAACCATCTCTTGCTCTATTGTCATTAATTTCCAACCTTTTAAGTATAtaacaaaactttttttttcagcaTTTGATATCAAACTTGAAAAAACTGCAACTTcctagagaaaaaaatgatgggtAAACCCTTATTCtaaataaattgatttcaaaattggGATGAATTGGGACAATTTTAGGATTCTTTAACTTTGtaatttattatctttatttatttttatctttatcgGTGCATGAGCTGCCCAAGACCAAGGCCCCATGAACCATAACAAAAGACCATTTAAAACAAGTGCAACATAGCAGAAAGGGTGATGCCTTCTACCAAAACGTGAAACCAGAAATAAGTGATTCCAATTGCTATTCATCTAACATTTAGCTTGAATATATAGTGCCATATACTGGCAAGATCAGGCAGGGGATAAGTAGATATTAGTAACAACCCATgataaaaagaaacataaaaccaATTCTTCTTGTATGGAATTACTTTACCATATTGTCTTGGCAAGAAAAAAGTTTCAAGCAATGCTGGATCACATGATGACCACTAGTATCCTTGGTCAATGCAACAGTAACAGGCCACAGAGCGGACATGGCAATTGAAACTTGTTCTGGGGTGGTAAGATACTCCAATAATTTTTGCATCACTCGAGTCCTGccacaagaaaagaaaaccattaCACCGGAACCAATCTGAATGAAATtggataaattcataaaaaataaggaaCCAAGAATACCCATGCATGTTGAGGCATATAAAGATAAGTTGATATTGATTTGTGGTGGCAGACAGAAGGATTTGAGTCCTCTGTTCTTCATTGCAAATCTCTACCAGCTTCTGAACAACATAATTCCCAAATTGGTCCAGCATTAACTGGGCCACATGGTGTATCACTTCCGAGAATATCATCTCAATTTCCTTAACAGTTacattattttgtaatttttcctGCAAAAACCGACACCCATGTTGATTCATGGCCAAGGGCACAATCTTGCCCCGGAAATCTTCCAAGCACAAGTAGTTCAGACTCAAATACTGCTGCAATTGATGATTGAAATGATTATTAAGGCCACGATTATACGAAGCAGGCCTCGAACTAGTCAAATTTTCAGAAACCCAACCATCTACTTCCCCACAGGAATCCACCACGGGACCACGCAAGGGTCGGTTTTGAT is drawn from Vitis riparia cultivar Riparia Gloire de Montpellier isolate 1030 chromosome 18, EGFV_Vit.rip_1.0, whole genome shotgun sequence and contains these coding sequences:
- the LOC117907472 gene encoding putative pumilio homolog 8, chloroplastic, whose protein sequence is MDRAFGNHTLHRSSAGSTPVLVPRDVPFPGNLLDHQFGRSNSPETGAQNPFFIGTHQDQPLEDVFSRLNLSSGVGGGSMLGDTVTGGYGFLPLSLQQIQQTNDEFQTWSFPRSGIDTFGEVGLGNHEVRASAESRDGFLGFSNPTSVIRGLSTESRKRSLGAERYASWNQSSRQFQRPELSSAVSIMPRSNQNRPLRGPVVDSCGEVDGWVSENLTSSRPASYNRGLNNHFNHQLQQYLSLNYLCLEDFRGKIVPLAMNQHGCRFLQEKLQNNVTVKEIEMIFSEVIHHVAQLMLDQFGNYVVQKLVEICNEEQRTQILLSATTNQYQLIFICLNMHGTRVMQKLLEYLTTPEQVSIAMSALWPVTVALTKDTSGHHVIQHCLKLFSCQDNMYLIKEVAENCFEIATNRSGCCVLQSCVENSQGELREQLMAEIIANALPLAEDRYGNYVVQHLMGLKIPEVITNLLKQFEGTFISLSCNKYGSNVVEKFLIESKDEQSSQIIIELLRSPNISMLLLDPFGNFVIQSALSVSKGHIRNALVNLVRLHAPSMRSNLYGKKVLTWFDKRKLQHLYM